In Pantoea agglomerans, the genomic stretch AAGTCGGTTGAGCGGCGGGCGATCACTTTGATCGGCGGCACCAGAATGCGCTGTAGCGGCAGCGGCTGTTTATCCAGCAGGCGATGCAGCAATTTGGCGGCCTGATAGCCCATCTGCCGCGTGCCCTGCGCCACAGACGACAGCGCAACGCGCGACAGATAGCGCGTCAGTTCTTCATTGTCGATGCCGATAACGCTCAGCTTTTCCGGCACCGGGATTTTAAGATATTCGCAGGCCTGCAGCAGATGACGCGCGCGCGCGTCAGTTACCGCGATAATACCGGTTTGCGGCGGCAGGGTTTGCAGCCAGTCGGCCAGCCGGTTCTGCGCATGCTGCCAGTTTTCCGGCGCGGTATTCATCCCCTGATAAACCACCCCCTGATAGCGCTCGCGCTGCACCAGCTGGCGAAAGGCGTGCTCGCGCTCCTGCGCCCAGCGCTTGCCGCCAGAGGCGGGCAGCCCGTAAAAGGCGAAGCGATTGATGCCCTTCTCTTTGAGATGAAGAAAGGCGCTCTCCACCAGCGCCGCGTTGTCAGTGGCGATATAGTGCACCGGCGGATAATCCTGCTGGCGATGGTAAGAGCCGCCGACGCCGACAATCGGCACCTCAACGTTCGCCAGCAGCTGCTCAATTGAGCTGTCGTCATAGTCGGCGATGACGCCATCGCCCAGCCATTCGCGGATATTCTCAATGCGGCAGCGGAAATCCTCCTCGATAAAAATATCCCAGTCGGTCTGCGACGCCTGTAAATACTCGCCGACACCCTCTACCACCTGACGGTCGTAGACCTTATTGGCATTGAACAGCAACGTAATGCGATAGCGTTTTTCATGCATAGTGGCGTGCTCTCCTGAATCCCAGCGCCATGCATAGCACAGCCGGATGAGCAGCAGAAATTGTTTGCGCCAGGTTGTGATCCCCGACGCGATCAGACCCGGCGACGCGTGGCGGTATCCATCCACACCGCCAGCAGCAGAATCGCCCCTTTAACGATGTACTGCCAGAAAGTGGGGACGTCCATCATGCTCATGCCGTTATCCAGCGAGGCCATGATAAAAGCGCCCATCACCGCCCCCGCGACCGATCCCACGCCGCCCGCCAGGCTGGTGCCGCCGATAACGCAGGCGGCGATAGCGTCCAGCTCGGCGATATTGCCCGCCGACGGCGAACCGGCGCCGAGGCGCGAACTCAGGATCAGACCGGCGATCGCCACCATTACGCCGTTGATGGCGAACACCGCAAGTTTAGTGCGCGCCACGTTAATTCCCGACAGCCGCGCGGCGTCCAGATTGCCGCCGATGGCGTAGATGCGGCGGCCAAAGGCGGTGCGCGTCGCCATAAACATGCCGCCCAGCAGCAGCAAAGCCAGCAGCAGAACCGGCGTCGGCACGCCGCGATAGTCATTCAATAGCCAGATCGCACCCAGCACCAGCACCGCGGTAAGCGCCTGACGCGCCACCGTGCCGCCCGCGGCGGACTGCGTCAGCCCGAGCTGCTGACGGCGCAGCCGCAGCCGCCACTGCCACAGCATAAACAGCGCCAGACCGGCGATGCCGAAACCGAAGCCGACGCCGTCCGAAAGATAGCTCTGCCCAATCTGCGACATCGCGGGCGTGGTTGGCGCGACCGTGGTGCCGCTGGTGATCCCTACCAGAATGCCGCGGAACGCCAGCATGCCGGCCAGAGTAACGATAAATGACGGCACTTTGCGGTAGGCGACCCACCAGCCGTTCCAGCTGCCCAGCAGCAGCCCCATCAGCAGCGTCACCGCGATTGTCAGCGGCAGCGGCCAGCCGAGCCAGACGTCGAAAATCGCCGCCGCGCCGCCCAGCAGGCCCATCATCGAGCCCACCGACAGATCGATCTCCGCCGAAATAATGACGAACACCATACCGACCGCCAGAATGCCGGTGATCGCGGTCTGCCGCAGCAGGTTAGAGACGTTGCGCGGGCTGAGCCAGGCGCCGTCGGTGGTCCAGGTGAAAAACAGGGCGATGACCAGAATGGCGCCCAGCATCACCAGCACCTGTAGATTGGGCAGCGAGAATTTCCCCGGTGACGGCGCGCCCGGCAGCGTGCCCTGACGACTTTCGGTTTTAAGCATAATGTTCACTCCGCAGGGCCGCTTCCATCACTTGCTCCTGAGTCAGGTTGTTGTTTATCAGATCGGCTTTGATCCGCCCTTCGTGCATCACCAGAACGCGATCGCTCATGCCCAGCACTTCGGGAAGTTCAGATGAGATAACGATCACGGCGATCCCCTGCTGCACCAGGCTGTTGATCAGCAGATAGATCTCCTGGCGGGCGCCGACGTCAATACCGCGCGTCGGCTCGTCGAGGATCAGGATTTGCGGGTTCAGCAGCAGACATTTGGCGATAATCGCCTTTTGCTGGTTGCCGCCGCTCAGCCGGCCGATCGCCAGCTCCGGCGACGAGGTTTTAACCCGCAGACGCGCAATAGCGTCGTTGATGACGTGCTGCTCGCGCGTCTCGTCCAGCGGCGCGAAGCGGCGGCTGAACTGGTCCAGCGCTGCGAGGGTAATGTTTTTACCAACGCCCATCAGCGGCACGATGCCATCTTTTTTGCGATCCTCCGGCACCATGGCGATGCCCTGAGCGATCGCCTGCTGGCAGTCGCGAATTTGCACCTTCTTGTCGTTAATCCAGATATCGCCCTCCCAGCGTCCCGGCCAGACGCCGAACAGGCACTGAACCGTTTCGGTGCGGCCGGCGCCCACCAGCCCGGCGATACCGAGGATCTCGCCGCGCTTCAGGGTGAAGGAGACGTCGTTAACGCGGCGCACGTGCCGGTTAACCGGATGCCAGGCGGTCAGGTGTTCAACCCGCAGCACCGTCTCGCCGATGGCGTGCCGCTGATGGGGATAGAGCGCGGTCAGCTCGCGTCCCACCATCATGGTAATAATGTCATCCTCGCTGAGTCCGGCAGCCGGACGAGTGGCGATAGGCTTGCCGTCCCGGATGACGCAGATGGTGTCGGAGATCGCTTTCACTTCGTTCAGCTTGTGGGAGATATAGATACAGGCGATGCCGTGATCGCGCAGGTTATTGATAATGCTCAGCAGCACCTCGGTTTCACGCTCGGTCAGCGACGAGGTTGGCTCATCGAGTATCAGCAGCCGCACCTGCTTATTGAGCGCGCGGGCGATCTCCACCAGCTGCTGCTGACCCAGCCCCAGATCGCCGACCCGGGCATCAGGCGAGACGTCGAGGCTGACGCGCGCCAGCAGCTGCTGACAGCGCAGCGTCATGGTTTCGTCGTCGACGATGCCGAAGCGGCCCAGCTCTGCGCCGAGAAAGATGTTCTCCATAACCGTCAGCTGCCGCACCAGCGCCAGCTCCTGATGGATAATCACAATTCCCCTGCGTTCGGTGTCGCGGATGGTCTGCGCCTGAATCTGGTCGCCAGCGAAATAGATCTCTCCGTCGAACTCGCCGTGCGGGTAGAGCCCGCACAGGATTTTCATCAGCGTGGATTTGCCCGAGCCGTTTTCGCCGCACAGCGACATCACTTCGCCGCTATCCAGCCGCAGGCTGACGTTATCCAGCGCCTTCACCGCGCCGAAACGCTTGGTGATATTGTTCATTTCCAGCAGCATCGATTTCTCCTCTTCGCGGTCGCGCGCGCTCAGAGCTCGCTCTTTTTATGGAAACCGTCTTTCACCACGGTGCTGTCGATATTCTCTTTATTGACCGGAATCGGCGTCAGCAGTCGCGAAGGCACCTCTTTCAGACCGTTATTTAGCTTGCCGTTGCTGGCGGGCATTTTGTCGTTGCCCAGCTCAATGGCGATATTGGCCGCCTCAGTTGCGAGCTGGGTAATGGGTTTATAGACGGTCATGGTTTGCGTGCCGTTGATGATGCGCTTGATGGCGGCGAGATCGGCGTCCTGGCCGGAGATGGCGACTTTGCCCGCCAGCCCCTGCGCGCTGAGCGCCTGAATGGCGCCGCCTGCGGTGGCGTCGTTGGAGGCGACCACGGCGTCGATATGGTTGCTGTTGGCGGTCAGGGCGTTTTCCATGATTTTCAGCGCGTTTTCCGGCAGCCAGGCGTCGACCCACTGGTCACCGACAACCTTAATGCTGCCGTTGTCGATATAGGGTTTCAATACCTTCATCTGACCGGCGCGGAACAGGTGCGCGTTATTATCCACTGGCGATCCGCCCATCAAAAAATAGTTCCCTTTTGGCACCTGCTTAACAATACTTTCCGCCTGCAGCTCGCCGACTTTTTCATTATCGAATGAAATATAAAAGTCGATATCCGCGTTATTTATCATGCGGTCATAGGCCAGCACTTTAATGCCTTCGCGTTTCGCTTCTGCGACGACGTTGCTTAATACCTGGCCGTTGTAGGGAATGATCACCAGCACGTCGACGCCGCGGTTAATCATATTTTCTATTTGCGACATTTGCGTTTCTTCATTGCCGTTGGCCGACTGCACGAACACTTTCGCGCCCTGCGATTCCGCCTGCTTCACAAAGATGTCGCGATCTTTTTGCCAGCGCTCCAGGCGCAGATCGTCAATCGCCATGCCGATCTTCACTTCTTTCGCGGCACCAACGTGACTGAAAAGCGCCAGCGCGGCGCAGGCGGCTAACAGCGTAAGTTTCATTTTCATGATGTTCATCCTGTCTGTAGGTTGAGGCTGTTGTCGTTATCGCATGGGTCCAGGCGCTTGAATTGTTGTCCTGGCTTTCCGGCAACATCAATTACTGATTTTTATCCGGCGATTACGTTTTTTGGTTTATTTCTGTTTTTATGAGCGGGATCGAGATTTAACGCTTTTAAGAGCAGCGGAGGGCGCCTGAGCGCGATGTTGCTATTAATTTGCGAACGGGCGCACAAATATTAATTATCTCAAGCGCGGTGTGAAATATCGTAATTGAGCCAGCGGAAAAGGCGGCAGCAATATATGGACACACGGCCAACTGACCGGATTTTCACGCTAAGGAGCGAAACATGCACGCCTATTTCGACCAGATCGAACGCGTTCGTTTTGAAGGGATAAAGAGCACTAATCCACTGGCTTTTCGCCACTACAATCCTGACGAGGTGATCCTCGGTAAAACCATGGCCGAACACCTGCGTTTCGCCGCCTGCTACTGGCACACCTTCTGCTGGAACGGCGCGGATATGTTCGGCGTTGGCGCCTTTGACCGCCCGTGGCAGAAGAGCGGTGACGCCCTGCAGCTGGCGAAGCTGAAGGCGGACGTGGCGTTTGAGTTCTTTCACAAGCTGAACGTACCTTACTACTGCTTTCATGACGTCGACGTCGCGCCGGAAGGGGACTCGCTGCGCAGCTATCAGGAAAATTTCGCGGTCATGACCGACAAGCTGCTGGAAAAACAGCAGGAGAGCGGCGTGAAGCTGCTGTGGGGCACCGCCAACTGTTTTACCCATCCGCGCTACGGCGCCGGCGCGGCGACCAGTCCCGATCCAGAGATCTTCGCCTGGGCGGCGAGCCAGGTGTGCAGCGCCATGCAGGCGACGCAGACGCTGGGCGGGGAAAACTACGTGCTGTGGGGCGGCCGTGAAGGATATGAAACCCTGCTGAATACCGATCTGCGCCAGGAGCGCGAGCAGATTGGCCGCTTTATGCAGATGGTGGTAGAGCACAAGCATAAAATCGGCTTTCAGGGCATGCTGCTAATCGAGCCGAAGCCGCAGGAGCCGACCAAACATCAGTATGATTATGATGTGGCAACGGTTTACGGCTTTCTGAAGCAGTTCGGACTGGAGAAAGAGATCAAGGTTAACGTCGAGGCGAACCACGCCACGCTGGCGGGCCACTCGTTTCATCATGAGATCGCCACCGCTATCGCGCTGGGCATTTTCGGTTCGGTGGACGCCAACCGCGGCGACGTGCAGTGTGGCTGGGATACCGACCAGTTCCCGATCAGCGTCGAAGAGAACGCGCTGGTGCTCTACGAAATTATTAAAGCGGGCGGTTTCACCACCGGCGGCCTGAACTTCGATGCCAAAGTACGTCGCCAGAGCACCGACAAATATGACCTCTTCTACGGCCATATCGGCGCGATGGATACCATGGCACTGGCGCTTAAAGCCGCGGCGCGCATGGTGGAGGCG encodes the following:
- a CDS encoding xylose ABC transporter ATP-binding protein; protein product: MLLEMNNITKRFGAVKALDNVSLRLDSGEVMSLCGENGSGKSTLMKILCGLYPHGEFDGEIYFAGDQIQAQTIRDTERRGIVIIHQELALVRQLTVMENIFLGAELGRFGIVDDETMTLRCQQLLARVSLDVSPDARVGDLGLGQQQLVEIARALNKQVRLLILDEPTSSLTERETEVLLSIINNLRDHGIACIYISHKLNEVKAISDTICVIRDGKPIATRPAAGLSEDDIITMMVGRELTALYPHQRHAIGETVLRVEHLTAWHPVNRHVRRVNDVSFTLKRGEILGIAGLVGAGRTETVQCLFGVWPGRWEGDIWINDKKVQIRDCQQAIAQGIAMVPEDRKKDGIVPLMGVGKNITLAALDQFSRRFAPLDETREQHVINDAIARLRVKTSSPELAIGRLSGGNQQKAIIAKCLLLNPQILILDEPTRGIDVGARQEIYLLINSLVQQGIAVIVISSELPEVLGMSDRVLVMHEGRIKADLINNNLTQEQVMEAALRSEHYA
- the xylR gene encoding D-xylose utilization transcriptional activator XylR (D-xylose enhances binding of XylR to the xyl promoter and activates transcription.), which codes for MHEKRYRITLLFNANKVYDRQVVEGVGEYLQASQTDWDIFIEEDFRCRIENIREWLGDGVIADYDDSSIEQLLANVEVPIVGVGGSYHRQQDYPPVHYIATDNAALVESAFLHLKEKGINRFAFYGLPASGGKRWAQEREHAFRQLVQRERYQGVVYQGMNTAPENWQHAQNRLADWLQTLPPQTGIIAVTDARARHLLQACEYLKIPVPEKLSVIGIDNEELTRYLSRVALSSVAQGTRQMGYQAAKLLHRLLDKQPLPLQRILVPPIKVIARRSTDFRSLRDPAVIQAMHYIRFNACKGIKVEQVLDAIGLSRSNLEKRFRDETGDTIHAMIHREKLEKARELLASSSLNINEISQMCGYPSLQYFYSVFKKSYASTPKEYRQHHGDSVM
- the xylA gene encoding xylose isomerase; translation: MHAYFDQIERVRFEGIKSTNPLAFRHYNPDEVILGKTMAEHLRFAACYWHTFCWNGADMFGVGAFDRPWQKSGDALQLAKLKADVAFEFFHKLNVPYYCFHDVDVAPEGDSLRSYQENFAVMTDKLLEKQQESGVKLLWGTANCFTHPRYGAGAATSPDPEIFAWAASQVCSAMQATQTLGGENYVLWGGREGYETLLNTDLRQEREQIGRFMQMVVEHKHKIGFQGMLLIEPKPQEPTKHQYDYDVATVYGFLKQFGLEKEIKVNVEANHATLAGHSFHHEIATAIALGIFGSVDANRGDVQCGWDTDQFPISVEENALVLYEIIKAGGFTTGGLNFDAKVRRQSTDKYDLFYGHIGAMDTMALALKAAARMVEAGELDQRVAQRYSGWNGEFGQQILKGEFSLASLAAHAQQQPFNPQHQSGRQEQLENLVNHYLYDF
- the xylF gene encoding D-xylose ABC transporter substrate-binding protein; this encodes MKMKLTLLAACAALALFSHVGAAKEVKIGMAIDDLRLERWQKDRDIFVKQAESQGAKVFVQSANGNEETQMSQIENMINRGVDVLVIIPYNGQVLSNVVAEAKREGIKVLAYDRMINNADIDFYISFDNEKVGELQAESIVKQVPKGNYFLMGGSPVDNNAHLFRAGQMKVLKPYIDNGSIKVVGDQWVDAWLPENALKIMENALTANSNHIDAVVASNDATAGGAIQALSAQGLAGKVAISGQDADLAAIKRIINGTQTMTVYKPITQLATEAANIAIELGNDKMPASNGKLNNGLKEVPSRLLTPIPVNKENIDSTVVKDGFHKKSEL
- the xylH gene encoding xylose ABC transporter permease XylH is translated as MLKTESRQGTLPGAPSPGKFSLPNLQVLVMLGAILVIALFFTWTTDGAWLSPRNVSNLLRQTAITGILAVGMVFVIISAEIDLSVGSMMGLLGGAAAIFDVWLGWPLPLTIAVTLLMGLLLGSWNGWWVAYRKVPSFIVTLAGMLAFRGILVGITSGTTVAPTTPAMSQIGQSYLSDGVGFGFGIAGLALFMLWQWRLRLRRQQLGLTQSAAGGTVARQALTAVLVLGAIWLLNDYRGVPTPVLLLALLLLGGMFMATRTAFGRRIYAIGGNLDAARLSGINVARTKLAVFAINGVMVAIAGLILSSRLGAGSPSAGNIAELDAIAACVIGGTSLAGGVGSVAGAVMGAFIMASLDNGMSMMDVPTFWQYIVKGAILLLAVWMDTATRRRV